In the genome of Anaerolineaceae bacterium oral taxon 439, the window TCCATGCCCGGATCGACCGCTTCAACGTCATGAACGATCAGGCGGAAGCGCCCGCCCATATCGACGAGCGTTACCAGAATTGCCTTCCCGACGCGTCCCTCGAAAACCAGTCTCGCGGGCGGGTTCCGGTCGCCAATCCCGAGCGGATGGACCTCGATACGGGGTTTGCCGGCGGCGATCGTGGGGCAGACCTCGAGCATATGCGCGCCTAAGCATCGTTCTTTTCCCGGTTCGAGATCATAGGTATAGTCTTCGATGAAGGAGGAGCCCCCTTTCCCGTCGGTCATCTGCTTGATAATATGCGTCATCGCGGACGTTTTCCAGTCTCCCTCCGCGCCGAAACCGTACCCCTGCGCCATGAGGTGCTGCGTCGCTAACCCGGGCAGCTGGTCTATCCCGTAAAGGTCCTGAAACGTATCCGTGTAAGCGCCAGCGCCTTCACGATCCAGAATGCGCTTGATCGCGATTTCCTCGCGCGCCTGGTAGCGGACTGCTTCAAGATCCTCCGTGGCAATTTCGTAAATCTGGGCGTACGTGCGCATGAGATTGTCGACGTCCCCGTCGTTCACGTTCGCGATCTCTTCCGCGAGCGCGCCGACGGGCCAGGTATTCACCTGCCAGCCAAACTTCAGCTGTGCTTCGATCTTATCGCCTTCGGTGACGGCGACCTCGCGCATATTATCGCCAAAACGGACAACTTTAAGGGCCTTGCTGACGCAAAAGCCGATCGCGGAACGCATCCAGCTGGCGATTTTCGCCTGGACCGGCGCGTCCTGCCAATAACCTGCCACGACCTTGCGGGCGGATCGCATCCGCGCGTCGATAAAACCATGCTCGCGGTCGCCGTGCGCTGACTGGTGCAAATTCATGAAGTCCATATCGATTTCCAGGTTCGGGATCCTGCGTTCGAACTGCGTATGCAGGTGCAGATATGGTTTCTGGAGCAGGGACAGCCCGTTAATCCACATTTTTGAGGGGCTGAAGGTATGCATCCAGACGATAACCCCGGCGCAATCGTCGCGGTAATTGGCTTCTTTCACGATCCGCGTAATTTCTTCCGCGGTTTTAACTGTGTCTTTATAAACGATTTTGCAATTCGCCGGGATCGATTCGGAAGACTCGAGCTTTTTCGTAATGACGCGGGCGTTCTCCGCAACCTGCCGTAGCGTTTCCGCGCCGTATAAAAATTGCGACCCGACGACAAACCAAAATTCATAATTATTCATGATTATTTCTCCGATTATTTCCTTCATAAATCATTACTTGACCGACAAATCAAGTATAATACTTCCAAGAGAATGACAGCCATGCAACAACGCTCAAAACCTAAAATAACGATTCGCGATATTGCCAAAGGCTGCGACGTTTCAGTTCAGACCGTATCCCGCGTTATCAACAATCGGCCGGACGTTTCTCCCGCGACGCGTCAGAAAATCGAGAGCTTCATCTCAAAATCGGGGTACCGGCCGAACGCCGTCGCCCGCTCCCTCGTTTCCCGCCGGAGCCAGACGCTCGGGGTCATCATCGGCGGCCTTCGCTATATCAGCGTCGGTTACACACTGAACGGCATTAATGAAGCCTGCAAAAAAGCCGGATATTCGCTGATGATAACCGAGTTCCTCGAAACGGAATCCTCGGATATTTCCCCGCTGATTCTGACAATGGTCGAGAACCAGGTCGAAGGGATTATCTACGCGGCGCCCGACCTGAACGACAACGTCGCTTTCTTTCAGGCGCACCTGCCCGTCGCCTGTCCGCCGATTATCTTTATCAAAAGTCAGCCGAACGAAAAATTCACAACCATCAGTATCGACAATTATGGCGGCGGCTGCAAGGCCGTTGAACATTTGATCGAAGTCGGCTGCCGGCATATCGGGCATATTTCCGGTCCGCTTTCCTGGCTCGAAGCCCGGGAACGAAAGCAGGGGTGGAAAGATACGCTGCGGAAGCATGGACTCAAGCTGCATGACGCCAGCTGCTTCGAGGGCGACTGGACGGGCGAGAGCGGGATCGAGCTTTTCCCGCGCCTTCTTCAGCGTTACCCGAATCTTGACGGCCTTTTCGTCAGCAATGACGAGATGGCGATGGGCGTGATCCGGTACGCGCATTCGAACGGAGTCCGGATCCCTGAAGACGTCGCTATCGCGGGCTTCGATAATCAGAAGGAAGGCGCGTTCCTGACTCCGTCGCTTACAACCGTGTCGCATCCGCTGCGCGAGATGGGGAAGTTAGCGACCAATACGATTATTTCCATCATCGAAAACGAGGATGAACTTTACCAACCGATTCAAATCACGTTGGAAACGAATTTGATCGTTCGGGAAAGTTCGTCCCGACCGCGGTAGCGATTCGTTATTTTTATTCGGTTTTCAAGGTGCTTTGAGCGTTCAAGCCTGAAAACAGGCGGATCAGTTTCTCCTTACTTGATAACCCGAATCGCCTTTCGATCGATCGTCAGCGCGACGACCGCTAAGAAAATGACGCCTTTGATAAGCTGCTGAATTGCCGTGTCGTAGCGCATCATAACCAACCCGTTATTCAGAATTGCGTAAATCAGGGAGCCGACGATAATATTTGAAAAGCGGACTTTCGCTCCGCCGGAGATCGGCATCCCGCCTAAAACGAGCGAGATCAGAATTTGCGTTTCGAGCTGGTTACCGGCCGTCGCCGTGATCGAGCCGACGCGGATAACGTTCAGGAATGCGGCGATCCCTGTAATTGCGCCTGCGGACATGAAAACCATGAACTTCGTCAGGTCAGTCCGGATTCCAGCGAACCGGGCCGCTTTTTCGCCCGCGCCGATCGCTTTCAGGTTGATTCCGACTTTTGTAAAGGTAAAGATGAAAAAAAGGATGAGGAGAACGACGATAACCGTCGCAATTTTCAGTCCATCCAGATTCAGATCCGTTATCTCGCGCGAAGCCGCGACCGGGGCGTTCGTCGTAAAATAGGCGCAGAAGCCGCGAAACAGGAACATCGAACACATCGTGACGATAAACGACGGGATCTTAAACCGGACATGGAACAAACCGTTGAACGCGCCGATCGCCGCGCCGGTCGCGACGCCGGCGATAACCGCAAGGGGGATCGAGTAGAACGATAGATAACTGATAACAATGGAGACGATCCCGAGAAGCGATCCCTGAGAAAAATCTAAACCGCCGACGGTCATGATCAGGAAGACGCCGGACGAGGCGATCATGGGGACATAGACCTGGCTCAGGATTAATTTCGCCGCCGCCGGCTTCAGGATCCGACCGTTCGTAAAGATCGCGAAAAAGATAAAAATAACGATCAACCCAATGAGTGGGAAGAGCTCCCGAACCAGCGCCGCCCGATTCGCGCTGCGCCGTTGAGCGTTTTCGCTCGCTTTTGAAATGGAATTCTCTGCCATATCTGCCCCTACACCATTTTCGCGATCAGGTCTTCTTCGTTCAGCTCCGGTCTCCGGAGAAACTCGCCGCTGAGCGAACCGTTCCTCATAATTAAAATCCGATCGCAC includes:
- a CDS encoding L-arabinose isomerase is translated as MNNYEFWFVVGSQFLYGAETLRQVAENARVITKKLESSESIPANCKIVYKDTVKTAEEITRIVKEANYRDDCAGVIVWMHTFSPSKMWINGLSLLQKPYLHLHTQFERRIPNLEIDMDFMNLHQSAHGDREHGFIDARMRSARKVVAGYWQDAPVQAKIASWMRSAIGFCVSKALKVVRFGDNMREVAVTEGDKIEAQLKFGWQVNTWPVGALAEEIANVNDGDVDNLMRTYAQIYEIATEDLEAVRYQAREEIAIKRILDREGAGAYTDTFQDLYGIDQLPGLATQHLMAQGYGFGAEGDWKTSAMTHIIKQMTDGKGGSSFIEDYTYDLEPGKERCLGAHMLEVCPTIAAGKPRIEVHPLGIGDRNPPARLVFEGRVGKAILVTLVDMGGRFRLIVHDVEAVDPGMDMPNLPVARVMWRPEPNLIDGTHCWILSGGAHHSVLSYDATAEMMRDWAELMGIEFVHIDKDTTVEGLKNQLFLMDLAWKLR
- a CDS encoding ribose ABC transporter permease; translation: MSKASENAQRRSANRAALVRELFPLIGLIVIFIFFAIFTNGRILKPAAAKLILSQVYVPMIASSGVFLIMTVGGLDFSQGSLLGIVSIVISYLSFYSIPLAVIAGVATGAAIGAFNGLFHVRFKIPSFIVTMCSMFLFRGFCAYFTTNAPVAASREITDLNLDGLKIATVIVVLLILFFIFTFTKVGINLKAIGAGEKAARFAGIRTDLTKFMVFMSAGAITGIAAFLNVIRVGSITATAGNQLETQILISLVLGGMPISGGAKVRFSNIIVGSLIYAILNNGLVMMRYDTAIQQLIKGVIFLAVVALTIDRKAIRVIK